The Terriglobus tenax genome contains a region encoding:
- a CDS encoding aldo-keto reductase family protein yields the protein MASLIAMLPTFTLMKDMLLAPIREGILRGVLFESSTSLKTHFYINVFSFPLCYPESHVYLNFGFRLRNQNGEIWDATSPNTWRDFERAIHAQVIPYLDRLSSAAEFAKVAEKYPQGNPQTLKATAFAFARAEQWKEAMGALDALLEQLDCAVSWQHEIANNSRILRDLIAKNPDAARRQLLAWEAESIVNLGLQHVDLQRYDATVRMRKLCSPSPRRKSS from the coding sequence ATGGCTTCGTTGATCGCAATGCTTCCAACTTTCACACTCATGAAAGATATGCTTCTTGCGCCGATCCGCGAAGGAATTCTTAGAGGCGTGCTATTTGAGAGTTCAACGTCTCTTAAGACCCACTTTTATATCAATGTTTTTTCATTCCCACTCTGCTACCCGGAAAGCCATGTATATCTAAACTTTGGTTTCAGACTGAGGAACCAAAACGGTGAAATATGGGATGCCACATCGCCGAATACTTGGAGAGACTTCGAGAGGGCGATCCATGCTCAGGTCATTCCATACTTAGATCGACTGAGTTCCGCCGCAGAGTTCGCAAAGGTAGCCGAGAAATATCCCCAGGGGAATCCTCAAACTTTGAAGGCCACCGCATTCGCTTTTGCCAGGGCAGAGCAATGGAAAGAAGCGATGGGAGCCCTTGATGCTCTCTTGGAGCAACTAGATTGCGCTGTATCGTGGCAGCACGAGATTGCAAACAATAGCAGAATCCTCCGTGATCTAATCGCAAAAAATCCTGACGCGGCTCGGAGGCAGCTACTTGCTTGGGAAGCGGAAAGTATCGTCAACCTTGGTTTACAACACGTAGATCTTCAAAGGTATGATGCTACGGTCAGGATGCGGAAGCTCTGCTCTCCCAGCCCGCGACGAAAATCTTCTTGA
- a CDS encoding TolC family protein → MYGVNNSNTGKRVQRGAATLAALLLVSAMPSLLAQTVAAGCEQVLTARQASRCIGTASSFRPIPKLDATHTYELAELIDIAESASPEARIAWAQAKRAMEEAGVQRAQYLPLLGFAVQGSDARVITPFPKPLAPRGYVTVELPTALAQLELQYSLLDYGRRPKLEGSKALEVASALKFGRTSQTIAYQTAVQFFRVQQAMGQLDAAKQILLTAQTLRSNAQSQFDNGRSTLPDVQNAQAGEAGARYDLASAEGEVQKAKLSLTETIGVEPTAEIAVVAMNKVAPEDFDAPVEELIDKAWKNRPDLLARAQELNRAQQATKAARAKYLPEVGLTATGGQTNMWPTADFGQLGRANVSTWSAAVRLKWEIFNGARGHEVNAAMAEQKAAAEEQRATQDAVTRQVWDSYVDYKTAIEQQHASQSFLDSSTVSYESSLDAFRYGVRSLVDVVQAERQLAQARLEDVRARAHVQQSAAALSYAIGNMPSVNGSTTGWKP, encoded by the coding sequence GTGTACGGCGTAAACAATTCAAACACGGGTAAGAGAGTCCAGCGCGGGGCGGCCACGCTGGCGGCGCTGCTGCTGGTCTCCGCTATGCCGTCTTTGCTGGCGCAGACGGTTGCGGCCGGCTGCGAACAGGTGCTTACAGCGCGGCAGGCGTCGCGGTGCATTGGGACTGCGTCAAGCTTCCGGCCGATTCCCAAGCTGGATGCGACGCATACCTATGAGCTGGCTGAGTTGATTGACATTGCCGAGAGCGCCAGCCCGGAGGCGCGTATTGCCTGGGCGCAGGCCAAGCGCGCCATGGAAGAGGCGGGCGTGCAGCGTGCGCAGTATCTGCCGCTGCTGGGTTTTGCCGTGCAGGGTAGTGATGCGCGGGTGATCACCCCGTTCCCTAAGCCACTGGCTCCGCGTGGCTATGTGACAGTGGAGCTGCCGACGGCGCTGGCTCAACTGGAGCTGCAGTACAGCCTGCTGGATTATGGCCGCCGCCCGAAGCTGGAGGGTAGCAAAGCTCTGGAGGTGGCCTCCGCGCTGAAGTTCGGGCGGACCAGCCAGACCATTGCTTACCAGACGGCGGTGCAGTTTTTCCGGGTGCAGCAGGCGATGGGGCAACTGGACGCCGCAAAGCAGATTCTGCTGACGGCGCAGACGCTGCGCTCGAACGCGCAGTCGCAGTTCGACAATGGCCGTTCGACGCTGCCGGATGTGCAGAACGCGCAGGCTGGTGAAGCGGGAGCGCGGTATGACCTGGCCAGCGCCGAGGGCGAGGTGCAGAAGGCAAAGCTGTCGCTGACGGAGACGATTGGAGTAGAGCCGACGGCGGAGATTGCCGTTGTTGCGATGAACAAGGTCGCACCTGAGGATTTTGATGCACCGGTGGAAGAGCTGATCGACAAGGCATGGAAGAACCGGCCTGATCTGCTGGCGCGCGCGCAGGAGTTGAACCGTGCGCAGCAGGCGACCAAGGCCGCCCGGGCGAAGTATCTGCCTGAGGTTGGTCTGACTGCTACGGGCGGGCAGACGAATATGTGGCCCACCGCTGACTTTGGCCAGCTGGGGCGAGCGAATGTTTCCACGTGGTCCGCGGCTGTCCGCCTGAAGTGGGAGATCTTCAATGGCGCGCGCGGACACGAGGTGAATGCCGCCATGGCGGAACAGAAGGCTGCCGCGGAAGAGCAGCGCGCCACGCAGGATGCCGTGACCCGGCAGGTGTGGGACTCGTATGTGGACTACAAGACCGCGATCGAGCAGCAGCATGCATCGCAGAGTTTTCTGGATTCTTCCACGGTTTCGTATGAGTCCTCGCTCGATGCGTTCCGCTACGGAGTGCGGTCGCTGGTGGATGTGGTGCAGGCGGAGCGGCAACTGGCGCAGGCGCGGCTTGAGGATGTGCGTGCGCGCGCCCATGTACAGCAGAGCGCGGCGGCACTTAGCTACGCGATTGGAAATATGCCATCAGTCAATGGCTCAACAACAGGATGGAAACCGTGA
- a CDS encoding efflux RND transporter periplasmic adaptor subunit, whose product MTTNDRQNRAELGRRIGIGIVVLAVIVFTVAVLQVDRHPRTDDATVRANAIAFAPEVEGRLTKLLVKDNQVVHKGDLLFEIDPRPYQYALEQARADQAMLEGQINDERRRIATEQSAVGAARAGILSSQSGISAAQANYQASMAAVERAHAAQAAAEAQLKLAQNDYDRIAPLLAKHYVTTQQVDTAETALRVARESAHQAASQLLQAQAQQSMAMAAKQSADAGFQVSQAKLGEAEHTVDTLETLMAQRPNRAAKIQQAELNLEWCQVRAPFDGYVVNMNISEGAYAHPGTTMFTLVDTSTWWVLANYRESKLKHIQPGQHVEVYLMEHPNKRFDGVVDSVGRGVFPEDGGEQAGFPNVDRTLNWVHLSARFPVRIRVTDPDPEMFRVGATAITVVR is encoded by the coding sequence ATGACTACCAACGACAGACAAAATCGAGCAGAGCTTGGCCGCAGGATCGGGATCGGCATTGTGGTGCTGGCCGTGATTGTGTTCACGGTAGCGGTGCTTCAGGTGGACCGTCATCCGCGCACGGATGACGCTACGGTGCGCGCCAACGCGATTGCCTTTGCACCGGAAGTGGAAGGACGGCTGACGAAGCTGCTTGTGAAGGACAACCAGGTGGTCCACAAGGGCGACCTGCTGTTTGAGATCGACCCGCGTCCTTACCAGTACGCTCTGGAGCAGGCACGTGCCGACCAGGCCATGCTGGAAGGGCAGATCAACGATGAACGCCGCCGCATTGCCACCGAACAGAGCGCGGTAGGCGCGGCACGCGCGGGAATTTTGAGCTCGCAGAGCGGCATCAGCGCGGCGCAGGCAAACTACCAGGCATCGATGGCCGCGGTGGAGCGCGCCCATGCGGCGCAGGCTGCGGCGGAAGCGCAGCTGAAGCTGGCGCAGAATGACTATGACCGTATCGCTCCGCTGCTGGCAAAGCATTACGTGACCACGCAGCAGGTGGATACCGCGGAAACCGCGCTTCGCGTTGCACGCGAGTCCGCGCACCAGGCGGCATCGCAGTTACTGCAGGCACAGGCGCAGCAGTCCATGGCGATGGCGGCGAAGCAGTCAGCGGATGCAGGCTTCCAGGTTTCACAGGCCAAGCTGGGTGAGGCCGAGCATACCGTGGACACGCTGGAGACGCTGATGGCGCAACGTCCGAACCGCGCGGCGAAGATTCAGCAGGCGGAGCTGAACCTGGAGTGGTGCCAGGTGCGTGCTCCGTTTGATGGCTACGTGGTGAACATGAACATCTCAGAGGGTGCGTATGCGCACCCGGGAACCACGATGTTCACGCTGGTGGATACCAGCACGTGGTGGGTGCTGGCGAATTATCGTGAGTCGAAGCTGAAACATATTCAGCCGGGTCAGCATGTTGAGGTCTACCTGATGGAGCATCCGAACAAGCGCTTCGACGGCGTGGTGGATAGCGTGGGCCGCGGCGTGTTTCCTGAAGATGGTGGAGAGCAGGCGGGATTCCCGAATGTAGACCGCACGCTGAACTGGGTTCACTTGTCGGCACGCTTCCCGGTGCGTATCCGTGTGACGGATCCTGATCCTGAGATGTTCCGCGTAGGCGCCACAGCCATTACGGTGGTGCGGTAA
- a CDS encoding YtcA family lipoprotein, giving the protein MNSFFRAVLMFLALCLMVGCARNPNVEIVGSYFPGWMVSLALGVVLTAVVHVLLRREGLLSSVGHPAIIHPALLVFFTALLWLCFFA; this is encoded by the coding sequence GTGAACTCGTTCTTCAGGGCTGTACTCATGTTTCTGGCGCTGTGCCTGATGGTGGGCTGCGCCCGCAACCCCAACGTTGAAATCGTCGGCTCATACTTTCCAGGCTGGATGGTCTCTCTGGCGCTTGGCGTTGTGTTGACGGCGGTGGTGCATGTGCTGCTGCGCCGTGAGGGACTGCTGAGTTCGGTCGGGCATCCGGCCATCATTCATCCGGCGCTGCTGGTGTTCTTTACGGCGCTGCTGTGGCTGTGCTTTTTCGCGTAA
- a CDS encoding rhamnogalacturonidase, whose translation MQSRRDLFKLSALAFPGTLAHAGQSRALNSAQPESFAFFNVRSFGASGDGRQLDTTAINAAIEAVAAAGGGTVFFPAGEFLSFSIRLKSNVHLYLSPGSVILAAASPLPGQTTGEMGGVYDTAEPASSMQAYQDFGHNHWHNSLIWGEGLQNIGISGPGLIYGKGLSYGPWKPDDIRGGYPLYKAEQAGVGNKAIALKNCRNVLFQDFSILKGGHFGMLLTGVDNLTIRNLTIDTDRDGIDLDCCRNVRVSDCTVNSPWDDGICPKSSLALGYPRSTENVTIAGCYVTGYYELGSVLNGTYKVFPDDLKLYRTGRIKCGTESNGGFKNIAITNCVFEGCNSLSLESEDGALCEDITISNITMRNLESGPLFFRLGGRLRGPKGSTEAGKLQRVLVSNVVSFNSKSNLCNILSGIPGHPIEDIKISQFYMDHRGGQSRAQSLIDPPERIEAYPDPDMFGPMPSQGFFLRHLKNIEFSHIEIAPQTADERPSFVLQDVNRSDFLAITAPKLIPAFDLRSGSDFRVHLSRATPDNILAEATNTRI comes from the coding sequence ATGCAATCACGCCGCGATCTCTTCAAACTCTCTGCACTCGCTTTTCCAGGAACTCTTGCTCATGCAGGACAAAGCCGTGCTTTGAACTCTGCTCAGCCGGAATCCTTCGCGTTCTTCAACGTCCGCAGTTTTGGAGCAAGCGGCGATGGCCGTCAACTGGACACAACGGCCATCAACGCCGCAATTGAGGCTGTAGCTGCAGCCGGTGGCGGAACGGTCTTCTTTCCGGCCGGGGAGTTCCTCAGTTTTTCCATTCGTCTGAAGAGCAACGTGCACCTGTATCTATCTCCGGGAAGCGTCATTCTGGCAGCAGCATCGCCTTTGCCCGGCCAGACAACCGGAGAGATGGGCGGTGTCTATGACACAGCCGAACCAGCATCATCGATGCAGGCCTACCAGGACTTCGGTCACAACCACTGGCACAACTCCCTTATCTGGGGAGAAGGTCTGCAGAACATCGGTATCAGTGGCCCAGGCTTGATCTATGGTAAAGGGCTTTCATACGGTCCGTGGAAGCCAGATGACATTCGAGGTGGCTATCCTCTCTACAAGGCAGAACAAGCGGGTGTCGGGAACAAAGCGATTGCTCTAAAAAACTGCAGAAATGTGCTCTTTCAGGATTTCAGCATCCTGAAGGGTGGTCACTTCGGCATGCTTCTCACCGGCGTCGATAACCTGACCATCCGTAATCTCACTATCGACACAGACCGCGATGGCATCGACCTGGATTGCTGCCGCAATGTTCGTGTCTCTGACTGCACTGTCAACTCGCCATGGGACGATGGTATCTGCCCGAAATCGAGCTTAGCGCTAGGCTACCCGCGTTCCACTGAAAATGTCACGATCGCTGGATGCTATGTCACCGGCTACTACGAACTGGGTAGCGTTCTCAATGGCACCTACAAGGTCTTTCCCGATGATCTCAAACTTTATCGCACCGGCCGCATCAAGTGCGGCACAGAATCAAACGGCGGATTCAAAAACATCGCCATCACCAACTGCGTCTTTGAAGGCTGCAATAGTTTGTCACTGGAGAGCGAAGATGGAGCTCTTTGTGAAGACATAACGATCTCAAATATCACGATGCGCAATCTGGAATCCGGACCGCTCTTCTTTCGGCTTGGAGGCAGATTACGTGGACCGAAAGGCAGCACTGAAGCAGGGAAGCTGCAAAGAGTTTTGGTATCGAACGTCGTATCGTTCAACTCCAAATCAAACTTATGCAACATTCTCTCCGGCATTCCAGGGCACCCGATTGAAGATATTAAGATTTCGCAGTTCTATATGGATCACCGCGGTGGACAAAGCCGAGCCCAAAGCCTGATCGATCCACCAGAAAGAATAGAGGCCTATCCCGATCCCGATATGTTTGGTCCCATGCCGTCACAAGGATTTTTCCTGCGACACCTGAAGAACATCGAGTTCTCTCATATCGAAATCGCTCCGCAAACAGCGGACGAGCGCCCATCGTTTGTGTTGCAAGATGTCAACCGATCTGACTTTCTTGCTATTACTGCGCCGAAACTTATTCCGGCATTCGACCTTAGATCTGGAAGCGACTTCAGAGTGCATCTCAGCCGGGCTACGCCAGACAACATTCTGGCGGAAGCCACCAACACCAGAATCTAG
- a CDS encoding FUSC family protein yields the protein MSTRPSTSVFFQMLEEELAPFPGRLPGAMRDALAIVLAIVIAMTLRIPGFSLSAALLLMMQRERPGLTFRIGFEIFAGAVGAAFMSIMWVQFTDGTEDARFLGITLCIFVSAFCMAASTLPLFFTILGFYGFVDLAYWDTHHSTHAAVSYALNHVASLAIVLACATAVEYVFSSRHPEEELIREMKRRLSVLARFYTSVANGDRTLRPLEYRNAHQALLQVEHGGDFRLHELYDWLRNQGHRSRVPVGLQYRIGVLTRVIHKSVGFGYATHSPQELEDLKRSALMIANVCEDLVDPEKSTHHERVEALPEEHLNEVYQELLQYTTVSAAAGEVTTRQKKKRHTIRSFRLFHPGVFQQSGPVLYALKLTLCALICYILYNAVAWPGILTCVVTVLFTGLSSTGAMKQKQFYRFSGAVIGGVLGILAISVLFPNMDSITSLVVVVYPLAMLAGWVMRSPRIGYVGVQIGFAFFLTTLQGFGAATQFTAARDRVIGITLGILVMWFVFDQLWPTRTSDVLAATLQKVQTATHRLQEMMRHEGAETSAFEFQRLRNQVSLELTSMQQMASAVQFELGRHRRREIALTRKLVAQIETEAARFYAEAGRYAV from the coding sequence ATGTCCACGCGACCGTCCACAAGCGTGTTCTTCCAGATGCTGGAGGAGGAACTCGCCCCCTTTCCGGGCAGGCTGCCGGGGGCGATGCGGGATGCGCTGGCCATTGTGCTGGCGATTGTCATTGCGATGACGCTGCGGATCCCGGGCTTCTCGCTGTCTGCCGCATTGTTGCTGATGATGCAGCGGGAGCGGCCCGGCCTTACCTTCCGGATTGGATTTGAGATCTTCGCCGGGGCTGTGGGCGCTGCATTCATGTCGATTATGTGGGTGCAGTTTACTGACGGCACGGAAGACGCACGTTTTCTCGGCATCACGTTGTGCATCTTCGTTTCCGCCTTCTGCATGGCTGCAAGCACGCTGCCGCTGTTCTTTACGATCCTTGGGTTCTACGGCTTTGTGGACCTGGCGTATTGGGATACGCACCATTCCACGCATGCGGCTGTATCGTACGCGCTGAACCATGTTGCATCGCTTGCGATTGTGCTGGCGTGCGCTACCGCTGTGGAGTATGTCTTCTCTTCCAGGCATCCCGAGGAAGAGCTTATCCGGGAGATGAAGCGACGGCTGAGTGTACTGGCGCGGTTTTATACGTCCGTAGCAAATGGAGACCGCACTCTGCGGCCGCTGGAGTATCGCAATGCGCACCAGGCTTTGCTGCAGGTGGAGCATGGTGGCGACTTCCGCCTGCATGAGCTGTACGACTGGCTTCGCAATCAGGGACACCGCTCACGCGTGCCGGTGGGTTTGCAATACCGTATCGGCGTGCTGACGCGTGTGATTCATAAGAGCGTTGGATTTGGATATGCCACGCATTCACCGCAGGAGCTGGAAGACCTGAAACGCTCCGCACTGATGATTGCAAATGTCTGCGAAGATCTTGTAGACCCGGAAAAGTCCACGCATCATGAGCGCGTGGAAGCGCTGCCCGAGGAGCATCTCAACGAGGTCTACCAGGAGCTGCTGCAGTACACCACCGTGTCCGCTGCGGCGGGCGAGGTGACGACACGGCAGAAGAAGAAGCGTCATACGATACGGAGCTTCCGTCTCTTCCATCCTGGTGTCTTCCAGCAGAGCGGGCCGGTGCTGTATGCGCTGAAGCTGACGCTGTGTGCGCTGATCTGCTACATCCTTTACAACGCCGTTGCATGGCCGGGAATCCTGACCTGCGTGGTGACGGTACTGTTCACGGGGCTAAGCTCTACGGGAGCGATGAAGCAGAAGCAGTTCTATCGCTTCTCTGGCGCGGTGATTGGCGGTGTGCTGGGAATCCTGGCGATCTCAGTTCTGTTCCCCAATATGGATTCGATTACATCGCTGGTGGTTGTGGTGTATCCGCTGGCGATGCTGGCCGGCTGGGTAATGCGCAGCCCGCGCATCGGGTATGTGGGCGTACAGATAGGGTTTGCCTTCTTTCTGACGACGCTGCAGGGATTTGGCGCGGCCACGCAGTTCACCGCTGCACGCGACCGTGTCATCGGCATTACGCTCGGCATCCTCGTGATGTGGTTTGTCTTCGACCAGCTGTGGCCGACGCGTACCAGCGACGTGCTGGCCGCGACCCTGCAAAAGGTGCAGACGGCAACGCATCGGCTGCAGGAGATGATGCGGCACGAGGGCGCTGAAACATCGGCGTTTGAGTTCCAGCGATTGAGAAACCAGGTGTCGCTTGAACTGACCAGCATGCAGCAGATGGCATCAGCCGTGCAGTTTGAGTTGGGCCGGCATCGGAGACGCGAAATTGCTCTGACACGCAAGCTGGTCGCACAGATTGAGACAGAAGCCGCAAGGTTTTATGCCGAGGCGGGACGGTATGCGGTGTAA
- a CDS encoding amylo-alpha-1,6-glucosidase: MTFLKNIDRRSFLALTTAGSVSLWSNPLQAMTETEITIPNIWSNGQLLAFSALDGATSYESGLVARSTDEPAGLILVHPARTEITFGKCVPGEVQLTNDTFILRTDKGSVKGAFVDAFHLLIEGPYTIKTLPPLLDRASDGSRTLIGARSHFDPSLLHLDMSQLLKQRQQWLREQAIPTSLPLKRKQTLYKALSVMKGQVNSPEGLIRHRWTTPDRWPHRDMWLWDSVFHALGWRHIDQSVAQDAISAVFDGQRPDGCIPHQLSPLKFSSVTQPPLLAFGVQQLAGKQPDGEWIAQFYPKLTKYLQWDFEHRVAPDDAAHWFIDPDPLSRSGESGMDNSPRFDGATRLYAVDFNAFLSMECAVMEEFAKLLGHSKEALEWRQKHEELNRTMNALMWNEDVGLYFDYDPVAKAQTRVKSVSGFMPLLCGAASKHQVKKLIAHINDPRSFGTPVPLPSAIASEGFANPHDMWRGPVWVNTNWLVALGLDRVGRRAEASKIREKTMREIERRYLELGSLFEFYDEESATHPNKLPRKGRLDPASPYHQAIHDYGWTTTLYADLVFSTSNRE; this comes from the coding sequence ATGACTTTCCTGAAGAACATCGATCGGCGCAGTTTCCTTGCACTCACCACAGCAGGCTCCGTTAGCCTATGGAGCAATCCATTGCAGGCAATGACTGAAACTGAGATAACAATACCCAATATCTGGAGCAACGGTCAGCTTCTGGCGTTCTCGGCGCTTGACGGAGCGACCAGCTACGAATCTGGACTCGTCGCGCGATCCACCGATGAACCTGCGGGATTGATACTGGTTCATCCGGCCCGTACAGAGATAACCTTCGGCAAATGCGTCCCCGGTGAAGTTCAACTTACCAACGACACCTTTATTCTGAGAACAGATAAAGGCTCCGTCAAAGGAGCCTTCGTGGATGCCTTTCATCTTCTGATCGAAGGGCCATACACCATCAAGACTCTTCCTCCGCTGCTTGATCGAGCTTCGGACGGCTCACGTACATTGATCGGTGCTCGTTCGCATTTTGATCCATCACTGCTTCACCTTGATATGTCGCAGCTACTCAAGCAGCGTCAGCAGTGGCTTAGAGAACAGGCTATCCCTACATCTCTTCCCTTGAAGCGCAAGCAAACTTTATACAAGGCACTCTCTGTCATGAAGGGTCAGGTTAATTCCCCCGAAGGACTGATCCGTCATCGCTGGACTACGCCGGATCGGTGGCCGCATCGCGATATGTGGCTGTGGGATTCAGTGTTCCATGCTTTAGGTTGGCGGCATATTGACCAGTCTGTTGCGCAAGACGCCATCTCCGCCGTCTTTGATGGCCAGAGACCTGATGGATGCATCCCACATCAGCTCAGTCCTCTTAAATTTTCTTCCGTTACACAACCGCCGTTGCTGGCATTCGGTGTACAACAACTGGCAGGCAAACAACCTGACGGAGAATGGATAGCTCAGTTTTATCCGAAGCTAACGAAATACCTGCAATGGGATTTCGAACATCGAGTTGCGCCGGATGACGCAGCACATTGGTTCATCGATCCTGACCCTTTATCGCGATCGGGCGAAAGCGGTATGGACAACAGCCCACGGTTTGATGGAGCTACGCGCCTATATGCTGTTGACTTCAACGCCTTCCTTTCGATGGAATGTGCGGTGATGGAGGAGTTTGCCAAGTTGCTGGGCCACTCAAAAGAAGCGCTCGAGTGGCGGCAAAAGCATGAAGAGCTCAACCGCACGATGAATGCGCTAATGTGGAACGAAGACGTTGGCCTTTACTTCGATTACGACCCAGTCGCAAAGGCGCAGACCAGAGTGAAATCCGTGTCGGGGTTTATGCCGCTGCTTTGCGGGGCGGCAAGTAAGCATCAAGTGAAGAAATTAATTGCTCACATCAACGATCCACGGAGTTTTGGAACTCCGGTCCCGCTACCGTCTGCGATAGCCAGTGAAGGTTTTGCAAACCCACACGACATGTGGCGAGGCCCTGTGTGGGTGAATACGAATTGGCTTGTGGCACTCGGGCTAGATCGTGTTGGCCGGAGGGCTGAAGCTTCCAAGATACGCGAGAAGACGATGCGCGAGATTGAACGGCGTTATTTGGAATTGGGCTCGCTTTTTGAGTTCTATGACGAAGAAAGTGCGACCCATCCCAATAAGCTCCCTCGCAAAGGACGACTCGACCCAGCCAGTCCATACCACCAGGCGATTCACGATTATGGCTGGACAACCACACTCTATGCCGATCTGGTGTTTTCAACCTCAAATCGAGAATAA